The region GCGGCCCTGGCCGAGTACCCGAACGCGGAGGACTTCGCCTGGGTCCAGGAGGAGCCGGCCAACCAGGGTGCCTGGTCGTTCGTGGCGCTCAACCTGCTGGAGCACCTGGAGGGCGTACGGCTTCGGCGGATCTCCCGCCCGGCCGCCGCCGCTCCCGCCGTGGGCTCGGCCAAGATGCACGAGGTCGAGCAGACCGCACTGATCGAGGCGGCACTTCCCCGCCCCTGATCAATCAGTATCGCCGCAGTTGAGACCGGGGCGGATCGAGGTGCACACCTCGATCCGCCCCGTCGTCCGAAGGGACCACCATGTACTTCACCGACCGGGGCATCGAGGAACTGGTCGAGCGCCGAGGCGACGAGACCGTCACCCTGGAGTGGCTGGCCGAACGCCTCCGCGACTTCGTAGACCTCAACCCCGACTTCGAAACCCCCATAGAACGCTTCGCCACCTGGCTAGCCCGCCTCGACGACGACCACGACGAATAACCCCCTCCCCTCCCCCCCCCGCCACTCTCCTCGTCGATCTAGGGCATATACGTGCTTGTTGATCTCCGATCACCACCATTTGCCCTAGATCGACGGGGAGAGGGGCGGGGGGAGGAGAGGGGGGAGGAGAGGGGGGGGAGGGGAAGGGAGGGGGAGGGGGGCTCGATCTTGTAGGTTGGGGGCGTGGCGCGGAGTGTCTATGTTGCTGGGCTGGGGCATGGCGGGGGTAAGTCGACGATCGCGCTTGGGTTCGCCGAACTGCTCTCCCGGCAGGTCGAGCGGATCGGCGTGTTCCGGCCACTGGTCGGCGGGACCGACGAGGATCCGATCCTGGCCCTGCTGCGCGACCGCTACCGGATCGACACCCCGGCCGGCGACCTGTACGGCACCACCTACGCGGAGGCGTCCGCGCTGGTCGCCGACGGTCAACGGGAAGAGCTGATCTCCCGGATCGTGGAGCGCTACCGGGCGGTCGAGCGGGGCTGTCCGGCCGTGGTCGTGGTCGGCAGCGACTTCGACGACGCGGTCGAGAGCGGCACCGGCGGGCTCTCCCGCGAACTCGCCTTCAACGCCCGGCTGGCCAACGAGTTCGGCAGCGTGGTGGTTGCGGTCGTGGACGGGTTCGGCCAGGAGCCGGAGACGATCGCGGCGGCGGCGCGCAGCGCGTACCACGACCTGGAGGACCTGGGTACGACCGTACTGGCGGTGGTCGCCAACCGGGTGCCGGGGCCGATGAGACTGCCGGAACTACCGGTGCCCGCGTACGCGATTCCCGAGGTGGCGGCGGTGTCGGCGCCGACGGTGGCCGAGGTGGCGGCGGCGCTCGGCGCCACCCTGCTCGCCGGTGACCGGGCCGCGCTCGACCGGGACGTGCTCGACTTCGTGGTCGGGGCGGCGCATGTGCCGACCCTGCTCGACCACCTGACCGACGGCGCCCTGATGATCACTCCGGGGGACCGGGCCGACCTGCTGGTGGCCGCCGCCGCGGCGCACGTCGCCGGGCAGGTCTCGGTGGCCGGGCTGGTACTCACCCTCGGCGAGCAGCCCGATCCTCGGGTGATGCGGCTGGTGGAACGGCTGCGTACCGGGCTGGCGGTGCTCTCGGTGCCGGGTGACAGTTACCACACGGTCGCCGCGTCCAGCCGGATCGAGGGTCGGCCGAGCGCCGCTCATCCGCGCAAGGTGGAGGCCGCGCTCGGCGCCTTCGAGGCCGCGGTCGACACCCCGGAGTTGTCCCGACGGCTGCGGGTCGCCCGGTCCGCGCGGGTCACCCCGCTGATGTTCGAATACGACCTGATCGACCGGGCCCGCGCG is a window of Micromonospora sp. NBC_01699 DNA encoding:
- a CDS encoding DUF6104 family protein; this translates as MYFTDRGIEELVERRGDETVTLEWLAERLRDFVDLNPDFETPIERFATWLARLDDDHDE